GGGAACTTCAGCAGGGGGGATTACATATGGCCATCGTGGTTGACGAACATGGAGGATGCATCGGAATCGTAACCATAGAAGACCTGCTGGAAGAAATTGTGGGAGAAATCGAGGACGAGTACGACAAGCCTGAAAAAGGTTACGAGCATTATGCCGATGGAGGTTACCTTATCGAAGCGGATATGGAAATCAATGTCATCAATGACACTTTGAACATGGAGCTACCAACGGGAGATTATGAAACGCTGGCGGGACTGGCCATCCACCATCTCGAAAAAGTTCCTCATCCGGGGGAACAGGTGGTGGTCAATGGGTATCGCCTCACCATTAAAGAAGCGAGTAAACGCAAAATCCAATCCATCATCGTGCGTAAGCTGTCGCCGCCAGCAAAACCCTGAACCCCTCCCCTGCTGACCTTTCTCTCCCAATCATATTTCATGAATCTTTTCCAGCTCCTCAAAGGCCGCCTGGATCTCAAGAAATTTCATATGCGCTTCCTCCCCTTCTTTTCCCCCAAGATGAGCCACGCGGTCGGGATGAAACTGTCCAACTTTATTCCGATACGCCTTTTTTATTTCCTCAGGCCTGGCGGAATAATCAACTCCCAGAATGGTGTAGGGGTTCTTCGTAGGCCCCAGGGAGTATTTTTGCCTGATCCGGTCATGCTCCGAATAGGATAAACCAAGCCTTTGAGCTACCTGGTCGATAAGTGCCTGAGTTTCTTTCGTCAATGAGCCGCCTGTCAAAGCCATCTGGTAGGACAGTGCCAGAAGAAGAAAATTGTAATGGTTTTTGGAAGCCGTTTTATACTTGTCGATAAAGGGAGTCAGCTCCGGATTCAGACGCAGAGTCTCCGCAATCGCCTTGTCGATGAATTTAAATTCCTCCGCTTCATAGTGGAGGTTTTTTTTTAAAAATTTGTGGACGACATGGATCTGACCAGGAGACAAATGTCCCCCATCCATACCGACTTTAGTCAATATCACCACCAGGCAGGTTACAAAGAGACCTTGATCCTCAATGCCGGGCAACCCCTGGTTGATTTTCTTTAAAACCTTTTTGCTAAAAAAATGTTGCGCGGTTCCTCCAATGATGGCCCCT
This sequence is a window from Nitrospinota bacterium. Protein-coding genes within it:
- a CDS encoding DnaJ domain-containing protein; amino-acid sequence: MSWLWGAGVGFLRGGPLGAIIGGTAQHFFSKKVLKKINQGLPGIEDQGLFVTCLVVILTKVGMDGGHLSPGQIHVVHKFLKKNLHYEAEEFKFIDKAIAETLRLNPELTPFIDKYKTASKNHYNFLLLALSYQMALTGGSLTKETQALIDQVAQRLGLSYSEHDRIRQKYSLGPTKNPYTILGVDYSARPEEIKKAYRNKVGQFHPDRVAHLGGKEGEEAHMKFLEIQAAFEELEKIHEI